The following are encoded in a window of Panicum virgatum strain AP13 chromosome 5N, P.virgatum_v5, whole genome shotgun sequence genomic DNA:
- the LOC120673220 gene encoding splicing factor U2af small subunit B-like isoform X2 has product MYQHPDMITPGVDAQGQPIDPRKMQEHFEDFYEDIFEELSKFGEIENLNVCDNLADHMIGNVYVQFREEDQAAAAHTALQGRFYSGRPIVVDFSPVTDFREATCRQYEENSCNRGGYCNFMHVKQINRDLRKKLFGRYRRPNRGRSRSPSPHHRSVRRDRDDYRGGGGGGSRGHDYHGGGGRDRDDYHGGGGGRRGGGSR; this is encoded by the coding sequence ATGTATCAACACCCTGACATGATCACCCCTGGGGTTGATGCTCAAGGCCAGCCAATTGATCCTCGCAAGATGCAGGAGCATTTTGAAGATTTTTATGAGGATATCTTTGAAGAACTGAGCAAATTTGGTGAGATTGAGAACCTCAATGTCTGCGACAACCTTGCTGATCACATGATAGGCAATGTCTATGTCCAATTCAGGGAGGAAGATCAGGCAGCTGCAGCTCATACAGCCCTTCAGGGCCGCTTTTACTCTGGCCGCCCGATTGTTGTCGACTTCTCCCCAGTTACTGATTTTCGTGAAGCAACCTGCAGACAGTATGAGGAGAACAGCTGCAATCGTGGTGGATATTGCAATTTTATGCATGTGAAGCAGATTAATAGGGATCTGAGGAAAAAGCTCTTTGGGCGTTACAGGAGACCAAACAGGGGAAGGAGCCGCAGCCCTAGCCCACATCACAGGAGTGTGCGTCGTGACCGAGATGATTaccgtggcggtggtggcggcggcagccgtgGCCACGACTACCATGGTGGCGGTGGTCGTGACCGTGATGACTAccatggtggcggtggtgggcgCAGGGGTGGAGGCAGCAGGTAG
- the LOC120673220 gene encoding splicing factor U2af small subunit B-like isoform X1, with translation MNGLLISWTYSESWRSTWLRYLVQKKIGACRHGDRCSRLHNRPTISPTLVLVNMYQHPDMITPGVDAQGQPIDPRKMQEHFEDFYEDIFEELSKFGEIENLNVCDNLADHMIGNVYVQFREEDQAAAAHTALQGRFYSGRPIVVDFSPVTDFREATCRQYEENSCNRGGYCNFMHVKQINRDLRKKLFGRYRRPNRGRSRSPSPHHRSVRRDRDDYRGGGGGGSRGHDYHGGGGRDRDDYHGGGGGRRGGGSR, from the exons ATGAACGG GCTTCTAATTAGTTGGACCTATTCTGAATCATGGCGGAGCACTTGGCTTCGATATTTGGTACAGAAAAAGATTGGGGCTTGCCGCCATGGGGATCGTTGCTCCCGTCTGCATAATAGGCCAACCATATCACCGACTCTTGTGCTGGTTAACATGTATCAACACCCTGACATGATCACCCCTGGGGTTGATGCTCAAGGCCAGCCAATTGATCCTCGCAAGATGCAGGAGCATTTTGAAGATTTTTATGAGGATATCTTTGAAGAACTGAGCAAATTTGGTGAGATTGAGAACCTCAATGTCTGCGACAACCTTGCTGATCACATGATAGGCAATGTCTATGTCCAATTCAGGGAGGAAGATCAGGCAGCTGCAGCTCATACAGCCCTTCAGGGCCGCTTTTACTCTGGCCGCCCGATTGTTGTCGACTTCTCCCCAGTTACTGATTTTCGTGAAGCAACCTGCAGACAGTATGAGGAGAACAGCTGCAATCGTGGTGGATATTGCAATTTTATGCATGTGAAGCAGATTAATAGGGATCTGAGGAAAAAGCTCTTTGGGCGTTACAGGAGACCAAACAGGGGAAGGAGCCGCAGCCCTAGCCCACATCACAGGAGTGTGCGTCGTGACCGAGATGATTaccgtggcggtggtggcggcggcagccgtgGCCACGACTACCATGGTGGCGGTGGTCGTGACCGTGATGACTAccatggtggcggtggtgggcgCAGGGGTGGAGGCAGCAGGTAG